A single genomic interval of Patescibacteria group bacterium harbors:
- a CDS encoding thermonuclease family protein, which yields MENLVATLFLASFVCLIIGLVRPNSFKGLFKGKELNRKSILKIFGTATAVLFVFTLFLAPPAEKLSNDTKQSTATTSKITDQNSASPSAGDLEKTQSQTAPAATGTEEVIDNGSGIVADAPVNNKLADNSISGRATISAEKNTPPATAPVKTNDPAPTIPVTAKPNSQYVFYSVTDVVDGDTIKVNIGGTITTLRLIGIDTPETVDPRKPVQCFGKEASNKAKELLSGQKVRLEKDPSQGELDKYGRTLAYVYRVDGLFYNKYMIAQGYAHEYTYDTPYKYQAEFKAAQKTAQDNQLGLWSPSTCNGDTTQAAVSSVPSANTSATADSTPSGKFYTSSYSTSKYYYPADCSGWQSLTPKYLKAFDSLAALLAAYPSRTLSPQCQKE from the coding sequence ATGGAAAATTTAGTCGCCACTTTATTTTTAGCCTCATTTGTTTGTCTGATTATCGGCCTGGTTCGTCCGAATTCATTTAAGGGATTATTTAAGGGTAAAGAACTGAATAGAAAATCCATTCTTAAAATATTCGGAACAGCTACGGCTGTTTTATTTGTTTTCACGTTGTTTTTGGCTCCGCCGGCAGAAAAGTTAAGTAATGACACAAAGCAAAGCACTGCAACCACTTCGAAGATCACGGATCAGAATAGTGCTTCGCCGTCGGCAGGGGATTTGGAAAAAACGCAGTCGCAAACGGCTCCGGCGGCCACCGGCACGGAGGAGGTTATTGATAACGGATCAGGTATTGTTGCTGACGCACCAGTTAATAATAAGTTGGCAGATAATTCAATATCGGGGCGGGCGACAATTTCAGCCGAAAAGAATACTCCGCCCGCAACGGCGCCAGTTAAGACGAATGATCCGGCGCCAACCATTCCGGTTACTGCTAAACCGAACTCCCAGTATGTATTTTATTCGGTGACCGATGTTGTCGATGGCGATACGATCAAGGTAAATATAGGCGGTACGATTACGACGCTTCGTCTTATCGGTATCGACACGCCGGAAACAGTGGATCCGAGAAAGCCGGTTCAATGCTTCGGCAAAGAGGCGTCGAACAAAGCCAAAGAACTCCTTTCCGGCCAAAAGGTCCGGCTGGAAAAAGACCCTTCGCAAGGCGAACTGGATAAATACGGCCGCACCCTTGCCTATGTCTATCGCGTAGATGGTTTGTTTTACAACAAATATATGATCGCTCAGGGCTATGCCCACGAATATACTTACGATACTCCCTATAAATATCAGGCCGAATTCAAAGCGGCGCAAAAGACGGCCCAGGATAACCAGTTGGGATTGTGGTCGCCCAGCACTTGCAATGGCGACACTACGCAAGCCGCCGTGTCCTCGGTACCATCCGCAAATACGAGCGCGACTGCCGATTCTACACCGTCCGGTAAATTTTACACATCTTCATATAGCACTTCTAAGTATTATTATCCGGCCGATTGTTCGGGCTGGCAGAGCCTGACTCCTAAATATCTTAAGGCGTTTGATTCTCTGGCCGCGCTATTAGCCGCTTATCCATCCCGGACTTTAAGTCCGCAGTGTCAGAAAGAGTAA
- a CDS encoding N-6 DNA methylase, giving the protein MIKFNEKYDSGNFLQFLQDFLPSDFVEKEEDVVINKDRYKEITKAKILGYCESLDLYILEMEHSREKDPRVTIATDAFKILADHWIHKALVIFENKDSDNYRFSYLTISLDLNEKNKAVKKYSNARRYSFYLGVNAKVRTPEQQLIKKGRLQNIEDLFNRFSVEVVNKQFYLEVARFFDELVSGLSLPSVSQENINIKKTFAVRLIGRLMFCWFLKQKKSASGQLIPDEILSSKVVSNNYYHGIIEPLFFEVLNTSIETRGIRNDLFDKVPYLNGGLFNPQSEDYYELDRGTFTSKFINTLKISDDWFKNFFELLETYNFTIDENTVFDQELSVDPEMLGRIFENLLAEIDHKEGSSEQKRTGSFYTPRQIVEYMVDQSLIEYLKTKTGIESEKLSALLSYDLNDDEDYPLNDIEKQEIVEAIGSLKILDPACGSGAYPIGALQKIVYALQLVDPDCKLWLDLKLKGVPDLYKQKIINEVQENPFDYVRKLDVIKYSIFGVDIQPIAVDVSRLRCFLTLVVESEIDDAKSNRGIEPLPNLDFKFVCANTLIGLPKVEKTGLFDDHSGIAELSNIMSEYFSCNSQGKNEIKLKFANSQKMILEKTISAFRGSTGDLTLKLVSWNPFSNNCNPWFDPEWMFGTEEKFDIVIGNPPYIKEYTNRGAFDGVRESDYYQGKMDIWYMFACMGFDFLKENGVECFIAQNNWVTSSGASKMRNKIIRDNQIVSILDFGNYKIFETAGIQTMVMLFKKSSSLDNYQIDYRRLKGEDLVIGDALDLLMKKTNPNAEYLTPEISRKELFDKKITFSDSVSDKILKKIVKNSNFKLTEKEVANGIHHHHDRINKDRKNILNGRYKVGDGIFVLSNQEKDKICFTQKELELIKPSYTTKELIKWYGNPHNKEWVIYTDSSFRNEDKINEYPNIKKHLDQFKEVITSDNKPYGLHRSREEYFFKGEKIIAVRKCLTPTFTYTDFDCYVSATFYVIKTERLNQKYLTGLLNSSLIKFWLRNKGKMQGNNFQIDKDPIMDLPLSIATKEKQYEISNLVDNILALKRNDRNADIKSFESQIDKLVYEIYGLTEDDIKIVEAS; this is encoded by the coding sequence ATGATTAAATTTAATGAGAAATATGATTCAGGCAATTTTTTGCAATTTCTGCAGGATTTTTTGCCTTCTGATTTTGTAGAAAAAGAAGAAGATGTAGTTATAAACAAAGATAGGTATAAAGAAATAACCAAGGCTAAGATATTGGGCTATTGTGAATCTCTTGATCTTTACATCTTAGAAATGGAGCACTCTAGAGAAAAAGATCCTAGGGTGACTATTGCCACTGATGCATTCAAAATTTTAGCTGATCACTGGATCCATAAGGCGTTGGTTATTTTTGAAAATAAGGACTCTGATAATTATAGATTTTCCTATCTCACAATCTCTTTAGATTTGAATGAAAAAAATAAGGCGGTAAAAAAATATTCAAACGCTCGCCGGTATTCTTTTTATTTGGGGGTTAATGCGAAAGTTAGAACGCCAGAGCAGCAACTCATTAAGAAGGGGAGACTTCAGAACATAGAAGATTTGTTTAACAGATTTTCCGTCGAGGTGGTAAATAAACAATTTTATTTAGAGGTTGCAAGATTTTTTGATGAATTAGTTTCTGGATTATCACTTCCCAGTGTTTCCCAGGAGAATATAAATATCAAAAAGACTTTTGCTGTCAGATTGATCGGCCGGCTTATGTTTTGCTGGTTTTTGAAGCAGAAAAAATCAGCATCCGGTCAGCTTATACCTGATGAAATACTTTCTTCTAAAGTCGTATCGAATAATTATTATCACGGGATTATTGAGCCGCTTTTCTTTGAGGTGCTAAATACCAGCATTGAAACCCGTGGAATAAGAAATGATTTATTTGATAAAGTTCCATATTTAAATGGCGGTTTATTTAATCCCCAGTCAGAAGATTATTACGAATTAGACAGGGGAACGTTCACCTCGAAATTTATCAACACTCTAAAGATAAGTGATGATTGGTTTAAGAATTTTTTTGAGCTTCTTGAAACGTATAATTTTACTATTGATGAAAATACTGTTTTTGATCAAGAGCTTTCGGTTGACCCGGAAATGCTCGGGAGAATTTTTGAAAATTTGCTCGCTGAAATTGATCATAAAGAAGGCAGTAGCGAACAAAAAAGAACAGGGAGCTTCTATACCCCACGTCAAATAGTGGAATACATGGTAGATCAATCGCTCATTGAATATTTAAAAACAAAGACTGGCATAGAATCGGAAAAGCTCTCAGCTCTTTTAAGTTATGATTTAAATGACGACGAAGATTATCCGCTTAATGATATTGAAAAGCAAGAAATTGTTGAAGCTATTGGTTCTTTGAAAATTTTAGATCCGGCGTGTGGGTCAGGCGCTTATCCCATTGGTGCACTTCAAAAAATTGTTTACGCCCTACAATTAGTTGATCCGGATTGTAAATTGTGGCTTGATTTAAAATTAAAAGGCGTCCCAGATTTATATAAGCAAAAAATAATCAATGAGGTGCAAGAAAACCCTTTTGATTATGTCCGCAAGCTTGATGTTATAAAATATTCAATCTTCGGAGTTGATATTCAGCCAATAGCCGTAGACGTATCGCGCTTGCGTTGTTTTTTAACCCTTGTTGTTGAATCTGAAATTGACGACGCTAAATCAAATAGGGGAATTGAGCCGTTGCCTAACCTGGATTTTAAATTTGTCTGCGCCAACACTTTGATTGGTTTGCCGAAGGTTGAAAAGACCGGACTTTTTGATGATCATTCCGGGATCGCCGAGCTTTCAAACATAATGTCAGAATATTTTTCTTGCAATAGTCAAGGTAAAAATGAAATAAAATTAAAGTTTGCCAATTCACAAAAGATGATTCTGGAAAAAACAATATCGGCTTTTAGGGGAAGCACGGGGGATTTGACTTTAAAACTAGTTAGCTGGAACCCTTTTAGTAATAATTGCAATCCTTGGTTTGATCCGGAGTGGATGTTCGGAACTGAGGAAAAATTTGACATCGTGATTGGTAATCCGCCCTATATCAAAGAATACACTAACAGAGGCGCATTTGATGGGGTAAGAGAAAGTGATTATTATCAGGGCAAGATGGATATTTGGTACATGTTTGCCTGTATGGGGTTTGATTTTTTGAAGGAAAATGGCGTTGAGTGTTTTATAGCTCAAAATAACTGGGTAACAAGTAGCGGCGCTTCAAAGATGAGAAATAAAATAATAAGAGATAATCAAATAGTAAGTATTCTTGATTTTGGAAATTATAAAATTTTTGAAACGGCTGGGATACAAACAATGGTTATGCTTTTTAAAAAAAGCAGCTCATTGGATAATTATCAAATTGATTATAGGAGGCTCAAGGGTGAAGACCTTGTTATTGGTGACGCCCTTGATCTTCTGATGAAAAAAACAAACCCCAACGCTGAGTATCTAACCCCAGAAATCAGCAGAAAGGAGTTGTTTGATAAGAAAATTACATTTAGTGATTCGGTGTCGGACAAAATACTTAAAAAGATTGTCAAAAATTCAAATTTTAAATTGACCGAAAAAGAAGTTGCAAATGGTATACACCATCATCACGATAGGATAAATAAGGATAGAAAAAATATTCTTAATGGCCGGTATAAAGTTGGCGATGGAATTTTTGTGCTTAGCAATCAAGAAAAAGATAAAATTTGCTTTACTCAAAAAGAATTAGAATTAATAAAGCCATCGTATACTACCAAGGAATTGATAAAATGGTACGGAAACCCTCATAATAAGGAATGGGTAATTTACACCGATTCAAGTTTTAGAAATGAGGACAAAATTAATGAATATCCAAATATAAAAAAACATCTTGATCAATTCAAAGAGGTTATAACTTCGGATAACAAGCCATATGGATTGCATAGATCTAGAGAAGAGTATTTTTTTAAAGGAGAAAAAATAATTGCAGTTAGAAAATGTCTAACCCCGACATTTACGTATACTGATTTTGATTGTTATGTTTCGGCGACTTTTTATGTAATTAAAACAGAAAGATTAAATCAAAAATATTTAACTGGATTGTTAAACTCAAGCTTGATAAAGTTTTGGTTAAGGAATAAAGGCAAGATGCAGGGTAATAATTTCCAGATAGATAAAGACCCTATAATGGATTTGCCACTGAGCATCGCTACTAAAGAAAAGCAATATGAAATTTCTAATTTAGTAGATAATATTTTGGCATTAAAAAGGAATGACCGTAATGCGGATATCAAAAGTTTTGAATCGCAAATTGATAAACTAGTTTATGAAATTTATGGTTTAACCGAAGACGATATTAAAATTGTCGAAGCCTCTTAA
- the terL gene encoding phage terminase large subunit: MAEINKEQVEEMIRDRKSRVAVTNDSHLWFFSVYFNHYMFYPFADFHYKMFNITEDETINTALIMAFRGSAKSTIFTLSYPIWSILGKPQKKFVIILGQTQRQARQHLINIRKELEGNELLRADLGPFQQIEDEWGSMSLVIPKYEARITAASMEQTIRGMKHMQYRPDLIICDDIEDLQSVKTKEGRDKIHQWISGEVIPAGDKSTKIIFVGNLLHEDSLLMRIKEKIEAGEMNARLLTVPLIDEANQITWTGKFKNMDEIEIERKKIANESSWQREYLLRIISDQERVVHPEWIHYYDEIPNDYETQTKEDRFRFHGTGIDLAISEKESADYTAMVSAEMFGAEEFFRIYILPNPLNQRLTFPKTVETVRELIELNSSYKKNRIFIEGVGYQQALIQLLQKDIDNVYKTWGEPKRLKIEDYIPKGDKRARLAAISPYIQNGKILFPKHGAEELINQMVNFGKEKHDDLVDAFTCLTTKMIHRDHTLYIDSPVIIIGEDDDEYPQDVVCD, encoded by the coding sequence ATGGCCGAGATCAACAAAGAGCAAGTTGAAGAAATGATTCGCGACCGCAAATCAAGAGTCGCCGTAACCAACGACAGCCATCTTTGGTTTTTCAGCGTTTACTTCAACCATTACATGTTTTATCCCTTTGCCGATTTTCATTACAAAATGTTCAATATAACGGAAGATGAAACAATCAACACAGCCTTAATCATGGCTTTCAGGGGCAGCGCAAAATCGACGATCTTTACCTTGTCTTATCCCATTTGGTCCATCCTTGGCAAACCGCAAAAAAAATTTGTTATCATTCTTGGGCAAACCCAGCGGCAAGCCAGGCAACATCTGATAAATATCCGCAAAGAATTGGAAGGAAACGAATTGCTAAGAGCAGACCTCGGACCGTTTCAGCAAATTGAAGATGAGTGGGGATCGATGTCTTTAGTAATTCCGAAATATGAAGCGCGCATTACTGCCGCTTCCATGGAGCAAACCATCCGGGGCATGAAGCACATGCAGTATCGTCCGGATTTAATAATCTGCGACGATATTGAGGATCTGCAAAGCGTTAAAACAAAAGAGGGCAGGGACAAAATCCATCAATGGATATCAGGCGAAGTTATTCCGGCCGGGGATAAAAGCACTAAAATAATATTCGTCGGCAACTTGCTCCACGAGGATTCTTTGCTTATGAGAATAAAAGAAAAAATTGAAGCCGGAGAAATGAATGCCAGACTGCTGACCGTTCCTTTGATTGACGAAGCAAACCAAATAACCTGGACTGGAAAATTTAAGAATATGGACGAAATTGAAATAGAGAGAAAAAAAATCGCCAACGAATCATCTTGGCAGAGAGAATATCTTTTAAGAATAATTTCCGACCAGGAAAGGGTTGTTCATCCCGAATGGATACATTATTACGACGAAATACCAAACGACTACGAAACGCAGACCAAAGAGGACAGATTCCGCTTTCACGGCACCGGCATTGATCTGGCAATTTCAGAGAAGGAATCAGCCGATTATACGGCTATGGTATCAGCGGAAATGTTCGGGGCGGAAGAATTTTTTCGAATATATATTTTACCCAATCCCCTTAACCAGAGACTGACTTTTCCGAAAACGGTGGAAACCGTCAGAGAATTAATTGAGCTGAACAGCTCCTACAAAAAAAATCGAATATTTATCGAAGGTGTTGGATATCAGCAAGCATTAATTCAATTGCTTCAAAAAGATATTGATAATGTCTACAAAACCTGGGGTGAACCTAAACGATTAAAAATTGAGGATTATATACCAAAAGGAGATAAAAGAGCCAGGTTGGCGGCTATCAGCCCTTATATTCAAAACGGTAAAATATTATTTCCGAAGCATGGCGCCGAGGAGTTAATAAATCAAATGGTTAATTTCGGCAAAGAAAAACACGATGACTTGGTAGATGCTTTTACCTGTTTGACGACTAAAATGATCCATCGAGATCACACCCTATACATCGATAGTCCCGTAATAATTATTGGCGAAGATGACGACGAGTACCCGCAAGACGTTGTTTGCGATTAA
- a CDS encoding nuclease-related domain-containing protein, whose product MKTIGNKKSYSESQLRKNRIIKYSALVTLLVIFIVLIKYAILPIFQPKVWMNANSWVILILIVLGAITGIAALAMSKWLESFFDKVNYNISISAAGDEGEKKVYDELRKVLDDKYTVYPNYIIPGHKFDLDFLIVGPKGLIVMEVKNFSNSTVFSEDKALSVKESGYKKEVTKLVGSSDPRNKIDIHCKVMNSYLNYLNFDNIKIRKVLVFAKDHITIEGKSKIYIVKKINELGQYFDSLYRDERFTPEFCEEINKKLLIN is encoded by the coding sequence ATGAAAACTATCGGAAATAAAAAATCATATTCTGAAAGCCAGCTTAGAAAAAATAGAATAATAAAATATAGCGCGCTAGTGACTCTTTTGGTGATTTTTATAGTTCTAATAAAATACGCCATCTTGCCTATATTTCAACCCAAGGTATGGATGAATGCGAATTCTTGGGTAATTTTAATACTTATAGTTTTGGGGGCTATTACCGGAATTGCCGCGCTGGCTATGTCAAAGTGGTTAGAATCATTTTTCGACAAGGTGAATTATAATATAAGCATTTCGGCAGCAGGGGACGAGGGTGAGAAAAAAGTTTATGATGAGTTGCGTAAAGTTTTAGACGATAAATATACCGTTTATCCTAACTATATTATTCCCGGACATAAATTCGATCTCGATTTTTTGATAGTCGGGCCAAAAGGATTGATAGTGATGGAAGTTAAGAATTTTTCCAATTCGACTGTTTTTTCTGAAGATAAAGCCCTTAGTGTAAAAGAGTCTGGGTATAAGAAAGAAGTTACAAAACTGGTCGGCAGTTCCGATCCGCGCAATAAAATTGATATTCATTGCAAGGTTATGAATAGTTATTTAAATTATTTGAATTTTGATAATATTAAAATCAGAAAAGTTTTAGTGTTTGCGAAAGATCACATTACAATTGAAGGAAAATCTAAAATTTATATCGTTAAAAAAATTAACGAATTAGGTCAATATTTTGATAGTCTTTATCGAGACGAAAGATTTACGCCGGAATTTTGCGAGGAAATAAATAAAAAGTTATTAATTAATTAA